The Caloramator mitchellensis DNA segment AGACATTTTTACCCCTCCTAAATTATCTTTTTTGCTTCAACCACAAGCCTTCCGCTTTTAGTTGCGCCTAAACACTCCCCAACTATAAATCTTCCATATCCTTTGATTGATATTGTTGAATTAGGCTCAACTTTCTTATCGGTCTCTTTAATAATCTTAAAATTAACCTTTACATTTTCATTCTTAATAATCTCAGAAGCTTTATTTCTGGATTCTCCTGTAAGCTCAGATATTATTGCATCTAATCTTAACGAAGGAACGTTTAAGCTTAAAGTTTTAAACTTAATCAACTTCTCACGGGCTTCATTCAAACCAATTTTTTTTATTTTGACTGTCGTATGTTTTATTTTTTCCAAATTAAAAATTACATAATCGCTCAATTCTTTTAAAATATATATTTCTGCTCCATCATCGAATACATTAATATCCCCTATCTTTTCTCTCTTAATCCCCAATGAGAGAAGGCTTCCTAAATAATCCCTATGTTCTACTCGTTCAAATTTAAAATTTCCTTCTACCTTTAATACATCTATTGGATATTCAGCGTAATCATTTAATTTAAATAATTTTGCCACAGTTCTTTCAAAATTATCATCGCCATAAAAATTAACATTTACATCATTTTGCCGGCAAAGGGCCAATAAAGCTGCCTTCTCTTCTGGGTTTATAAAATCAGTAAAAACAATTTGATAATTTTTAGCAAGTTCAATCTTATTTATAAAACTAAGATAAATATTTTTATTTATTAAATATCCGTCTACTTTTATTTGTTCCATTTTATCACCTAAAATAATATGTTAACTAAAATTCTTCTTATAAATTCAAGTGCTATATAAGCAAAAATTGGTGAAAAATCAATCATTGTGTTGGGCATTAATTTGAACTGAATACTTCTAAAAGGAGCCATCACAGGCTCAACGATTAAATCAATATATCTGAAAATTTGATTCCTTCTAATTTGTGGGAACCATGATGCAATTACCTGAATAAAAATTAACCATTCAAGCAAATCAATAAAAAGATTGACTGCTCTAAATAACGTGTATATCAAATTTACTCCTCCATTTCATGTTATAAACTAATAAAAGCATTCTTATCTAAATGCTCTCTTAGCTCATTTGTAATTTCAACCGCATCAGGAACGACAAGATATACAGATTTTGCTATTTCTTGTATATCGCCATTTAATGCGTAACAAGCTCCAACAATTATGTCAAGCATTCTCTGCGCTAGAGCGTGTTCAAGACTAACCATGTTTAATATTGCTATTCTCTTTGCTTTAATTGCCTCAATAATATCAATAGTATCTTCCAAATCCTGAGGCTTTTTTAGCAAAACCTTTGGAAATGAAGTTTTTATGCTGACCACTTTATTGTTATTCCTATTATTATGAACCGGCTCAATATCAAGTTCTTCCTCCTGTTCCTCAATTTCAAAATCCTCTTCTTCGCTAAGGCCTAAAACCCCCATTACTTTATTAAAAGGTCTTAATATCTTATTTGACATTATTCTCCCTCCCTCTTATAAATTCTTTTGCCGAATATTCCAGTTCCAATTCTAATTATATTTGCACCTTCTTCAATAGCTATTTCAAAATCGTCGGTCATACCCATTGAGATATATTTTATGTCAAAATTATCATATTTTAAATTTTTTATTTCATCAAAAATTTGTCTCATTCGTCTGAAATATTCTCTAGTTTTATCTGAATCAATATTTAGCGGAGGAATTGTCATAATTCCAGATACTATTAAATTTTTATATTTAGTTAATTCTTCCATAAAACTATATATTTCCTCTTCATATATCCCAGATTTTGAGTCCTCTTTACCTATATTTATTTCAATTAATACTCTCATCTTAATTTGATTTTTTTCCGCTCTTTTGTCGATTTCTTTAGCAAGTTCAATTGAATCAAGTGAATGAATCATATCAACTTTGTCGATAATATATTTTACCTTATTCTTCTGCAAGTGACCTATGAAATGCCATTTTACATCGTCGATAAGTGGATACTTTTGGATTAATTCCTGAGCCTTATTTTCTCCAAAAATATTTATACCACACTCCTTAGCCTTTAATATGCTTTCAATAGGATGTGTTTTACTTACAGCGACTAAAATAATTTCATCTTTATTTCTTCCAGCTCTGTTGGCAGCTTTTTCTATTCTTTCAAGTATATAAGCTATATTTTGTTCTATTCCCATAAAACCACTCCTTAAATTCTAAGGCATAATATAAAAATTCTACAAAAAATATTAAAATCCTTCATTTTTATTTTTGTTTTTGATATTTTTATAAATAAAATAATTCTAGCTCCATTACAAATACAATTTTAATATTAATTTTTTGAAAACTCAAGCATTTTACATCAAAGTATGTAGGAAAATCGAGAAGATTTAAGGAGATTTGAGGAAAAACAAAGCTATTGATATTAACGCTGGATAAAATGGATTAAACAAAGATAGCAATGAATAGCAACGTTTGTATTA contains these protein-coding regions:
- a CDS encoding RNA-binding protein encodes the protein MEQIKVDGYLINKNIYLSFINKIELAKNYQIVFTDFINPEEKAALLALCRQNDVNVNFYGDDNFERTVAKLFKLNDYAEYPIDVLKVEGNFKFERVEHRDYLGSLLSLGIKREKIGDINVFDDGAEIYILKELSDYVIFNLEKIKHTTVKIKKIGLNEAREKLIKFKTLSLNVPSLRLDAIISELTGESRNKASEIIKNENVKVNFKIIKETDKKVEPNSTISIKGYGRFIVGECLGATKSGRLVVEAKKII
- a CDS encoding YggT family protein, whose protein sequence is MIYTLFRAVNLFIDLLEWLIFIQVIASWFPQIRRNQIFRYIDLIVEPVMAPFRSIQFKLMPNTMIDFSPIFAYIALEFIRRILVNILF
- a CDS encoding cell division protein SepF; translated protein: MSNKILRPFNKVMGVLGLSEEEDFEIEEQEEELDIEPVHNNRNNNKVVSIKTSFPKVLLKKPQDLEDTIDIIEAIKAKRIAILNMVSLEHALAQRMLDIIVGACYALNGDIQEIAKSVYLVVPDAVEITNELREHLDKNAFISL
- a CDS encoding YggS family pyridoxal phosphate-dependent enzyme, whose translation is MGIEQNIAYILERIEKAANRAGRNKDEIILVAVSKTHPIESILKAKECGINIFGENKAQELIQKYPLIDDVKWHFIGHLQKNKVKYIIDKVDMIHSLDSIELAKEIDKRAEKNQIKMRVLIEINIGKEDSKSGIYEEEIYSFMEELTKYKNLIVSGIMTIPPLNIDSDKTREYFRRMRQIFDEIKNLKYDNFDIKYISMGMTDDFEIAIEEGANIIRIGTGIFGKRIYKREGE